ACCCACTATTTTGTCATAgtcaatttataattaattaataaatggcAGAGGTAAATAATCGAAACCGTTCAGGGAAATTTATTCAACACCTTCcaagaaattcaaaagaaattttCTATTGACGCTTAATGTGAACAGGCTATTGTACCCGCACACGGTTAGTACAATTATTTGTGTTAGAAATAGAAGAGTTATCCGAATATATGGAAATCTGTGTCCACACctctaaatacaaaaaatgtcgATATATTTGAATGGACTGCGAGTATGGAAGATTGTGCTTGGATTTTAAAGCTGATGTTAACACGGAATAATTTAATAAGTGCAACCTTAGTCACACTATTGGCTTAAGTTTTTGAGTTGTAATATCTAAAATTCTAGACCATATAAAATGTCACAAATTATGCCATAATTGTCTATGTCGTAAACGGTAAATAGTAGAGCAAAAATAATGGATTTATATAAAAGTGACAGATAATCAGTCACAGTCTGACACGAAGAATAGTTATgataataattgtgaaattttatatACACGAAGAATAGTTATGATAATAATTGTGGAATTTTATGTAGTACTAGAATTACTcgtgaaatttttattttatttttttggaagttttttatttattactatttagtTATATATGTTTCTAAACGAATGACATCATATGTTGGAAATTTTGCATTATTGACTATTGAGAGTTAGACAATTAGAGTCACCGTGACACTTGGGTTTGAATAACTCCTAGTAATTGTTTGACAGTTGACACAGTATGGAAAGCGAAAGCAAAGAAATATAGGGATAATGGAATAAAGAATGCAAATAATTAGCCCAAAACAAGAATGCAAATAATAAGAGATTACTCATTATCCTTAGTTCTGAGTTCTAGCTAAAGACGGATGATGATACCTtttaagtatgaaaaaaaattcacggTTGGTGATGACAGgtgaaaggaataaaaaagcgacatgataaataaaatttaaaaataaatcttatccCAAACTTCTATTATATCCAAGTTTGAAATggagatttttttattacaaactTGATTATAGTCAATGActataattatctctaaaaaaaattaacataactacataatttaaaattttaattgttagattacatgttctttatgttcttaacatgtatatCCAATTTCATGCCAATagaatgttatttattatttgatttataaacttatttttttatacatagttttagattacaaaaacttgaaatttaaatatttaattgatgacatagctattaatatttttttcttttctaaaaattttgcaagcatgaaagataaagaagaaaatgttatcCACTTATAGATTTGAAAttgtttataataaattaaaaggtTAAATTGGTGGATAATATATGCAcgggcataaaaaaaaaaagaaaaaaaagggaggcctcgtatatttttttaatataaaatttgaaagccCGGATAAGTATAGGAAAAATCTCCACCGTCCTTTTCGAATAGCATGTATACAATCCAACGCAACTAatatatgtttctcaaaaaaaaaaaaaaaaaaaaaaaaaaaaacgcaactAATATACAATTCAACGCAACTAATAACTGTGTTTTTAAAAAGGAGAATTTGCACGGAAACGTTACAGAAAGTTAGTACCAAGTTATGACATTCTGGTAGATGGTTGCAAGAAAGTCTATATTTTTCTATGGATTTGTTGGTTATATTCGGATAAGAAGTTAAAGTTTTACTTACCACCATATAAAATAAGGGCTTGGACGGTTTGAGTTGGACCCGCTAAAACCCTTAAGCATTAAGCAAAAATATTCAGTAGTATTCAAATGCAGCTAATTGCCTCATTATGTACACTAATATACCAAGAATTCATTTACCACCACACCCTCTTTTTTTCCGTTTTAATCTCTTTTCTTGTTGAAGAGTAAATTGGGATCATTACAAGAAATGTACTAAACAAGTAAATTCGGTCTATGGGTTATCCTTGTGAAGCTTTATTTACTCATCTTTGTATCTTAATCGcttggaaaaagaaagaggcTTATCCTATATTGTATCTTAATTCTTAATCCCTCATTATCTTCTCTTCCATTTAGAGCATCTAAACAAGAATTGGGGCTACCTAGTGGATAAGAAGAAAGAGAATCTTGAATACTCATTTGTTAGATTAAGCTAACCcaattgaggtttttttttttggttattaatGTACTATCATTTATCACATTCAAATGGTACTTCAAAATGAGACTGTTGTGGTCCTGGTTTCCACCAATTACAATGTCTACAATGAGGTTGATGGTTTTAGAAACTTGAGAAAATCCAAGCCACTGGTATTGATTATTGAATGGTTGATTCttaacaaaatatatagttatattgTTGAATGATCAATTAAAagagtactaaaaaaaaaaatttcaagttcccttgtaaattttgtattaaagatcatggaaaaaaaatataaggaatGAATAACATGTTTGATTATTATACcttgctttttttaaaaaaaaaaattccattttaTTATAACTCtatcaatttttagtttttatttcatGTTCTGTAGGTTAACCAAACATtattttgagattaaaaaagGTAGGAGTACTCAAATTTGTTGATTCAGTAACTTTGAAAATTCTAGTATAAACGGGCCACTAATTAATATGCTTCTCTTAGAAGAGCTCataaattgattttaatttcatATCATTTGCATATTAAACTGGGTTTGTTACTAGTCCCTTGCTAAAGTTTGCTAGAAATGTTGTTGAAGAGGTACTTTAGTTAGAAGAATCTTCAACTCCAGCTTCAGCCATGAGAGTTTGTATATCATGTATCCGAAACATGTAACCATCCTCACATATGGGGTAAATGTAAAAGGTTGATTACATGTGTTGAATACCCAACTACATGAAAGGGtggttatatatatttgatatacgACATGACATCCCTTTTTCTGCCATAAAAACTTTGTAGTATTTACTTTGATGCTCACATTATTTCTTGATATTAAAAATATCAATGTttattcctttaaaaaaatattgtgtttgtTATATATTACTTGAGATTTttacaaacacaacaaattgatacaacattttcacaacaaatggAGCGTCAATAACtcataggtcaaaataaaataaaatattaaaataaaacctattacgactaaaaaaaagtattgtaaaaatgttataatattttattatatttactcTCTCTTGCCTGAGCCATGGCATACCGGTGGGCACCCTGGCAAGGCCATGACATGCTTATGTCTACGCTGGGCCAAATAACCTTTTTTGGGCACGCTTCTGAGACCACGGCATGCCTGTGGCTGTGGGCGTGCTTCTGACaccaaataacatttttttgggCACTGTTTTTTGGTCggactatatatataataactgcATAATTAGGTGAAGCCGATAAGAGGGTAAGTCAAGCGACTAAGATCAAAGGTACATTTAATGGGCTGTCCACTGACCCAAGGGCAAAGATTGATGGGCCTTTGATATTCTCttcttttaaaaatcaaaatctgCCTCAATGTTTTGTAGGTTGGGACTTGGGCCGAATGTATTTTCACGGCAAGTTCAAATTAGTATGTAGCAAACCGGTTGGGCTCGCGAGTCTAAAACTAATTTGGGTGTCTACCGTTGTGAAATGAATTGGAACTAGGATAGGGAAAaccattttaaaagaaataaaataattgcaaaTTTTGACCCAATGGGCCTGCCTAggacaacaaaaaatgaaaacaatcagtttaaaaatgaaacacaaaaacaaaaacacctTATTTACatgtaaacaaattttattttttacttcctTTGTGTTAGTTTCAACAGCCTCTGAtccatttttaattaattgaaatatGTTAATGATCATATAACATTATTGTTTCATGCCATTTCAagtagttttcattttttttttttttaattgctaactttttttttttactagctCATTTAGATTGTTAAATAAATTGGATAAAAATATAAGTTCATCAGCTTATAAGCTTAAACAAATACGcttatgattttattaattcaaAACTACGAAATTGAGAGCCAGCAATAGTGATAAGTTCTTACATTCTTACTTGCTAATTGCACATTCTAAGTTACATTGTcttgtataataaaatttttgtttgtttatatgaAATGCAAACTGCGGCTATTTTTTGGGGAATTTTAAGAATAGCTTTGGCTGGATGAGCATCAAAAGCATCACATTATCACATTGATTTACATGGTAAGGTTTTTAGAGGCCTTCAAAATTCCATGTCCTTTTACTCAAGTAACTGCATAATGTAAATTAATTTAGACATGTAACTATGTAAGTAAGCCGATCCATGTTTCTCTGAACAATGTGTTTGCTTAGCTACCAGAAGTTACTACTTTTTATGGATTATATTTAGATCATTTTGGccaaatgaaattttatttcaaatatggTTGGATAAATCAGCTCCAATTCACCATGGTTTCTCTCTTTGAGCTTGTAAGCCTTGTACTATGCTATAAAGTATGAGACAAGCATACAAGTGCATGAACTATCCTAGAACCATCAAAGATTACTTGTTTGATAGAAGATAGGTTGAACttcacaaacaaaaaatcaatagtaAGAATGTGAGCCTCCTTTGTAAGAATTATTTTTGGCCGTATTTGCTCCTTTAGAAGCTCTTTAATTCTCATAAATCTGTCTGTAATCACACAGCTCTGACTCCACTCCCTTCCCCCCAACTTTTTGCCTTCAGCTGCTAGATTAAACATTGTCTAAAGGCATTGACAAACTTGGTTccctagattttattttaagctGATGCACATTGAACGTTTATCTATCCATAGAATCACAAGCCTTTACATACTGTAAAAGCATATCACATTGTGCCTTTCTAATTCCCTGCCTCCCTCTTCCATTTCCCTTTTACTCGACTAAAAGATAAGGATAACAGATAAATACATGCTAATACagaatattacattttttattctgCTAATCAGCTCCAATACAGCATGAAGCATAATTCTGGAGCCAGTATTGAAGAACAAGTACATAACTTCTACATATTGAACAAGCAAACATGCTACAATGACATAAACAAAGGAAACATGCTAATAATTTCTAAACTTCAGGAACCAGCTAGAGGACTGGTCTGATCCTTCTTCTAAGTCAgtgcatttcttttttgttggcaTGGTTTCAAGTAGTTGTTACTTCCTTTCTGCATTTGAGGGGCCTGTATCATTTCAATACCCAAGTGTTCACATCAAGTGAATCAAGCTACTGAAACTACAGGACAACTCTGACCATGTCGCTGCCTGCTTATTGGGGTTTTCACAGATAGACCTGATGCACCAAAACAGAAATATTGGCTCCTCGACCTTCTATGACTGGAGCCTTGTTTGGTCAAATTTGGTGTTTCATCATCAAATAGTTGATTGGAGGAAGATGGTCCTGCCACATCATCTTCAATAAAAATACCTTTTTGTTTATCTACTGAATTAGGTGAAGAAAgtgatgattttgaaaatgaacTTGAACGAGAACGGTGTGGCACAGAAATATGAGGCACGGCCTGCATAACACCATGTACTAGCCCTGAAGCAAATCTTTTCTTCGCAGATGGACTTGATTGGTTGCTCCTGACAGAAAGTGTCCGTTTGTTGTTCGGAAGTGATGAAGGCTTTGAAAATCTCTCTCGAAGAGGAGTTGGAGCTTCATCTGAACTGTTGCATTTCTTATATGATTCAACAGAACcctcatcaattgattttttggatctctcagttttcttttctttcatccGGGGCCATGGAAGGACAGCTTTTAATCGTTGTGCTGCACTATTCATGGAGCCTGGTTTCTTGCTAGTTAGTCCCTTATTGTTCTCATTGGTTGAGTCATATGGACCAAGTTCACTTGTAGATGAACTCATTACTGCACTACCTTGATCAGCAGTTGCATCTGATGAATTCTCAAGGCCCGTATACAAGAATATTTCTGTGTCAGAGATTCTAAACGAAGTTCCCGGACTGCCACCATTACCTTGCATCTTTATGCGAGAAGCAATGGCTCTTCTTGCAGTATAATCCTGAGAGCCAAATATTCCCCCAGCTGAAATTAACTGCCTAATCAGCATATCGGATGATGCAGAACGTGGCTGTTGTCTAAGGTAATCAAGTGGTGTCAGGCCATCTACATCATGGACATTCACATTGATTGAAGGAGAAGTCATCAGAAGCTGCACGAGGTCAGAGTGAACATTCCCAATGATGGCCATGTGAAAAGCAGTCCTTCCATCATTATTTTTGGCATTGATGACATCTTCCATATTGAAAACCTTCCCGTATACCAACTTCTTCATAAGCTCAATTTGCCGGTCCAGTCTTCGAAACGCAGCTGTCTGGAAACCAGAGACAGCCTTATGGAGAAATGTTTCTCCAGAATTGTTTTTCAGAGAGATGGATGAAGGAGACGCAGAAATTAGAACTTCAACTGCGGCTAATTGGCCCCTATTTGCTGCTACATGAAATGCTGTATTGCCCTGATGATCAGTGGAGTTGATGATATCATAGGATGCTATTAGATACTTAACTACCTGCATTAACAACAagatgtcaattttttttttcttctatttttgctaaataaggtgtcaaaatttttatttatcaagtacttggatttaaaataaaaataaaaatcctacaGTTGCACCATGTAAGTGAAAACCCCATATGGGCCTTAATAACAATATTTGAGAAATATTGTAAATTTAAATCAGAGGTTTTTGGATATCAATAAGTTTACAAGGGTTATTTCATACagcaataaaatattaatagaaaACTAATTAAGAGTCAGGCAGCAGGTCTTTAGAACCATTAGTTCATAAGAGCCTCTGAAAAAAGAGATATCAGTATTTGCAAGTTTACTCTTTTCTGATTCGTTTTCAACCTAAGATATAACTTTATGGAGCAAATTAACTTTAAGATAAAAAGGTCCATGCAGATCACGGTGAACATTTTATAGATGGTATTGTGTCATTGTCTATTTTTGTACAAGTTAACTGATTCGGGCAGCCTTTCTTATCCAACAAAAGGGGCATGCATCTTAAACCACTTTTAGGCCAAAACTGACGAGTATGGCTTTCAATGAGATGAGGACTTGACCTCATCTAGTATGATTGGTGACCTACTGGTTTAACAAAATTTGGATGAGCAGAAGCCTGAGAAAGGGGGCTTAGagtttatatgattattttcaaGCATTTAATACCCTGTTGCTCAAGCTTCACTTCCATGATTACACATCTTTAAATtggttcaataaaaaaaaaaatctttaaattgGTATTGTAAATGAACAATCATTAATTTAAAGTGAATGAATCACTGCTAAAGTAAATTAATTAAAGGATTTCGCAATTGTGACTCAGTTATttccaatgattttttttttttttcttttgggggggGTGGAGacgaaaaaaattaaaattttagttctaTGTAATGGTAAAGTATGAGCAACAAAACCAAAGGGTCAGTTTTCCATGAGCTTATAGTAGTTAGAGTCTCACCTC
This DNA window, taken from Quercus robur chromosome 2, dhQueRobu3.1, whole genome shotgun sequence, encodes the following:
- the LOC126714689 gene encoding uncharacterized protein LOC126714689, yielding MPPAYFPLRWESTGDQWWYASPIDWAAANGHYDLVRELLRIDGNHLIKLTSLRRIRRLETVWDDEVQFDDVAKCRSKVARRLLVECESKRGKNSLIGAGYGGWLMYTAASAGDLGFVQELLERNPLLVFGEGEYGVTDILYAAARSKNSEVFRLLFDFAVSPRFLTGKGGEMVEHIGEIPSVYKWEMMNRAVHAAARGGNLNVLKELLADCSDILAYRDVQGSTILHAAAGRGQVEVVKYLIASYDIINSTDHQGNTAFHVAANRGQLAAVEVLISASPSSISLKNNSGETFLHKAVSGFQTAAFRRLDRQIELMKKLVYGKVFNMEDVINAKNNDGRTAFHMAIIGNVHSDLVQLLMTSPSINVNVHDVDGLTPLDYLRQQPRSASSDMLIRQLISAGGIFGSQDYTARRAIASRIKMQGNGGSPGTSFRISDTEIFLYTGLENSSDATADQGSAVMSSSTSELGPYDSTNENNKGLTSKKPGSMNSAAQRLKAVLPWPRMKEKKTERSKKSIDEGSVESYKKCNSSDEAPTPLRERFSKPSSLPNNKRTLSVRSNQSSPSAKKRFASGLVHGVMQAVPHISVPHRSRSSSFSKSSLSSPNSVDKQKGIFIEDDVAGPSSSNQLFDDETPNLTKQGSSHRRSRSQYFCFGASGLSVKTPISRQRHGQSCPVVSVA